From the genome of Podospora bellae-mahoneyi strain CBS 112042 chromosome 2, whole genome shotgun sequence:
gtcgaccGGCATGCGTGTTGGTGTATCAAAGCCGGCATGGATGAGGTCACCGAGCTCGATCGCCTTTTGCAAAAGGACGTCCCGCTTGCTGAGGTCATACGCGGCCAGCAGGCCACCGAGGTATCGGATGTTGGTCTCAAAAATGTTGATCATCGGGCTGGACGAGTTTGCGAAGTCGATTTCGGCCACGGCGGCAACGGCTTCGTCAAACTCTTCCCTCAGACCCATGATCCAAAGAGTGTCAAGAGAGTCGACGAGAGTGGCCGCCCAGCCGGAGAACTGGTCTTTGCCAGTGGCGGAGAGCGGAAGGAGGGCATCTTTCTTCCAAGCATACTTGCGATAGGCTGACCAGGACTTGATGGTGAGGTCCCGGACCGCTCGCCTTCTCGCATCTCGCCTCTTCCGGTCATGACCCGACTCTCTCTTGAATCGATGTTGAATCGGCGGGTGAGCTGTACCTGGCTCTGTGGCGGGAAGCTGTGTGGGAGACTGTTTGTTTGGATAGCGAGGCTTCAACTTGCTCCACTCGATGCTACTTTTAACGGCTGCGTATGGGTATAGTGCTTGGCCTGTGTTCATGTGTCTTTCGAGGCGCACAGATTCGGGGACTTCAGGGAACGCACGCTCAAAACCACCGACGATGTAAAAGACCACAAGACTTAGCGTAAAGGCAACGAGCAGCCGCTCGCTCCTCTTGCCTATCAAGGATATTGTGGCATGGGGTCGAGGCAACGTTCGCAAGTGACTGGTCCCTTGAGGCTTGTCTTTGAACATTGCGTCAGCATGAGATTGATGGACTGTGGTAGTTACGATGTTGTAGGGTTAAGCAAGACCCGTCGAAGTGAACAGCCTGGACGCAAAAAAAACCGGGTGCAGACTCAGCTGCCCGATCTGGAATGGTGGCTTTTGCCAAGAGACTTGGGGTGCATTATCTCCGGGTCAATTCATTCGAGCAGGTGAATGCATCTCAGCCACCGGGTATATCGGTGCCGAAGATGGTTGGGCTCTACTGGCAAGGCATGGACTTCAGCGCCTTAGGTAGAGCCAAATGGGAGTCTTGCTGTGCTGGTGGCATGGTTTCAGAACATGTAAATGGATATATATGTACAGGTCTATGTATTGGACGGCTATGAGCTTCCACACGCCACACCTAACTTGGACGCCGacatctccctcttctcagCATGTTGATGAGTACGTTGGCAAACAGTCGTGGCAGAACGCGCGAATGAGGAAAGGATGAAGGAACCAAAATTCCGACTTGTAAGACCCTTGTTTTGTTTTACAAGAATTCATATGCAGTTAGGCAAATGCCATGCGAAAGTGCGTTGATAAGTAAATAGACTAAAAAGAGAAATGCAGAATGGAATTTAAAAAGACCCTTTTGACGATGGTTGAGGCTTTTAAACCACGCCGAAAGACCCCCTATATAAGGTACATGACTGAAAAAACAATCACCCTCGTAGTTCCTACAAGAATGAGCGAGCAAGCAGCATGATGGTATTTCCACCGAGGTTCGATACATCAGACATACATGGGCAACTATCAGGTACCTCGGATAAAGAATGGATTCTTCGGTTCTTGACTACCTGTACCTAAAAGTCAAGGGCTTCTAGCCCCTAACAAGACCGAGGGCGGGTACTATCCTCTACTAATTAGGAGTCAAGACATAAATCTCGCCCTCGGCGCTGTTATCGCTTCCCACAAACAATCCTCTGCCCGCCGGATCCCAAGCAGCGGCTGTCAAGCGGAAGCAGTTGCTCATGGTTAGCCCATTGGCAGTGCAGCTTCCTGGGTTTGGTGCCGAGAAAATGTCCTTGTATCCCGTCATGCTGTCGGCCGGGGCAACAGGTTCATACGTTCCATTGGCCAACTTTGTGAAGGGAATTTGGACAACCTTGAAGCCTGTGGCAGGCTGTCGATTCCAGCTCCCGTGGAACGTGACATACATATTCTTTGCATCGGAATCAAATGTGTTGGCAATGGGGGCCGAGTGCGCTTGGAAGGTCAGCCGGGGTGGCACTGCTCGACCGTTGCAGGTCGCATCGTTATAGGACGAGTTTGGTGAGACTACAAAGTGGGAGCCAGTCTTGAGattggagttggggaagTTGGCCGGGTTCCAGACAGAAAAGCAGGTCGGATATCCGTACCAAGCATTTCGAACGGTAAGGGGGTCGCCGACTGCCACCATGTTAGTCAATGAACATGGATGGGTACGGTAGGTTACGACATGACTAACGGTTATTAAGCTTCTCGGCCGGGTTATCGATGTGAATATCGCGGCGCTGCCCATTTTCAGTTCGGGCAAAGTCCTAGAGCTGTTAGTACGGAATGTAAAGGCGAAAGGTGGAAAGTACATACGTCGCCGCTGTTCTCGACACCCCAGAACACGCCATTGGGATCGGCTGTGAAGCCAATCTCATTCCTGAGACCATATCCATACACCTCCCCTTCGGTATTGTAGTTGAAGCCGTTGCTAGGTGCCTTGCTGGCGTCAAAgattttgatgatggccCTGCCAGTGCCAGGCTGCTGAGATGCCATGTCAAAGTTGGAGTTTGACCCAACTTGCAGCAACACGAGATTGGGCTGCTGGGGGACAACGGCAACCGTTCTCGATGAATGGATGCCGGTTGACATGCCCCTGACGATGGTCTTTTGGTTGCTGATTTTGCGGGTAAGGGGGTCGTAAGCCCAGCTCCACAGCGTTGTCTCACTGCTGGCATAGAGTGTCTTGCCGTCTGGAGTGATGGAAAGGCCGTGGTTGATTTGGTTGCCAGATATAAGCATGGTGGTGCTATTGATGCACCCGCTATCTCCAAATGTGTGCACAGAGATGCCACGCGTGTTTTGTGAAACCAGCATGTTGCCCTCGGTGTCCCACACGATGGTGCGCACTTGCTTGAGACCACCGGCAATCTTCATGGCGGACCATCCTGATTCCAACTTGTATTGGTAGCGGAAGTTGGCAACACCACTGCAGCTGGCAGGT
Proteins encoded in this window:
- a CDS encoding hypothetical protein (CAZy:AA12; COG:G; EggNog:ENOG503NWAN) — encoded protein: MHLFKIVAVAAALASGTEAAVRQLPKPASCSGVANFRYQYKLESGWSAMKIAGGLKQVRTIVWDTEGNMLVSQNTRGISVHTFGDSGCINSTTMLISGNQINHGLSITPDGKTLYASSETTLWSWAYDPLTRKISNQKTIVRGMSTGIHSSRTVAVVPQQPNLVLLQVGSNSNFDMASQQPGTGRAIIKIFDASKAPSNGFNYNTEGEVYGYGLRNEIGFTADPNGVFWGVENSGDDFARTENGQRRDIHIDNPAEKLNNLGDPLTVRNAWYGYPTCFSVWNPANFPNSNLKTGSHFVVSPNSSYNDATCNGRAVPPRLTFQAHSAPIANTFDSDAKNMYVTFHGSWNRQPATGFKVVQIPFTKLANGTYEPVAPADSMTGYKDIFSAPNPGSCTANGLTMSNCFRLTAAAWDPAGRGLFVGSDNSAEGEIYVLTPN